In a genomic window of Bacteroidales bacterium:
- a CDS encoding 6-carboxytetrahydropterin synthase, with translation MMYITRREHFNAAHRLFRDDFTYEQNLDVFGKCSNPNWHGHNYVLFVTVKGEVNPQTGFVANLKTLSQLIRNTIVDKIDHKNMNLEVEFMKGRLASTENLAIAIWEELESPVKYIGAELHCIRVHETENNYVEYFGKH, from the coding sequence ATGATGTACATCACACGACGCGAGCATTTCAATGCAGCACACCGCTTGTTTCGCGATGATTTCACTTACGAACAAAACCTGGACGTTTTCGGCAAGTGTTCGAACCCAAACTGGCATGGACATAACTACGTGTTATTCGTAACGGTTAAAGGCGAGGTGAACCCGCAAACTGGTTTTGTCGCTAATTTAAAAACACTTAGCCAACTTATCCGCAATACAATTGTTGATAAAATTGATCATAAAAACATGAACCTGGAAGTAGAATTCATGAAAGGACGTCTTGCCTCAACCGAGAATCTTGCCATCGCCATCTGGGAAGAACTTGAAAGCCCGGTTAAATATATAGGCGCAGAACTCCACTGCATAAGGGTTCATGAAACTGAGAACAACTACGTTGAATACTTCGGAAAACACTAA
- the folE gene encoding GTP cyclohydrolase I FolE, producing the protein MIQENLMDGYEKLDLYNTETIEKLATHYLEIIKLIGEDPNREGLLKTPERVAKAIQFLTHGYDINPQDIILSAMFREDYKEMVIVKDIEVYSMCEHHMLPFFGKAHVAYIPNEHIVGISKIPRVVDAYARRLQVQERLTREIKDAFARTLKPLGVAVVIEAQHMCMSMRGIQKQNSVTTTSDFSGAFTIDKTRAEFLHLIGSRLH; encoded by the coding sequence ATGATCCAGGAAAACCTCATGGACGGCTATGAGAAACTCGATTTATACAATACCGAAACCATTGAAAAATTAGCCACTCATTACCTTGAAATAATCAAACTCATTGGTGAAGACCCAAACCGTGAAGGACTGCTTAAAACTCCTGAGCGCGTTGCAAAAGCCATCCAGTTTCTCACCCATGGTTATGACATCAATCCCCAGGATATTATTCTTTCGGCCATGTTCCGCGAGGACTACAAGGAAATGGTGATCGTAAAGGACATTGAAGTTTATTCAATGTGCGAACACCATATGCTTCCGTTTTTTGGCAAAGCGCATGTAGCCTATATTCCCAACGAACATATCGTTGGCATCAGCAAAATTCCTCGTGTGGTTGACGCTTATGCAAGGCGTTTACAGGTTCAGGAAAGGCTCACACGCGAAATCAAGGATGCTTTTGCGCGAACACTAAAACCACTGGGCGTTGCAGTGGTAATTGAGGCCCAGCATATGTGTATGAGTATGCGCGGAATTCAGAAACAAAATTCTGTGACTACAACTTCCGATTTTTCCGGGGCATTCACCATTGATAAAACCCGGGCCGAGTTCCTTCACCTGATTGGTTCGCGCCTGCACTGA
- a CDS encoding polymer-forming cytoskeletal protein, whose amino-acid sequence MSKKETPDLSTVNLIAKGTTIKGEIISSGDFRIDGSMIGSIKSSGKVVIGSTGKVDGDINCQNAEVEGELKVKIIVKELLSLKATSVMRGEIITSKLSIEPGAILTGTCNMDGEKNKQLHIEQPISALA is encoded by the coding sequence ATGTCTAAAAAGGAAACACCTGATCTATCAACAGTTAACCTGATTGCAAAAGGTACAACAATTAAAGGCGAAATAATTTCGAGCGGTGATTTCAGGATTGATGGAAGCATGATCGGTTCTATCAAATCCTCAGGAAAAGTGGTGATCGGTTCCACTGGCAAAGTAGATGGTGATATCAACTGCCAGAATGCCGAAGTGGAAGGGGAACTCAAAGTAAAAATTATCGTTAAAGAACTACTAAGCCTTAAAGCTACTTCAGTAATGCGCGGCGAAATTATCACAAGCAAATTATCAATTGAGCCCGGCGCTATTCTCACAGGAACCTGCAATATGGACGGTGAAAAGAATAAGCAGCTACATATTGAGCAGCCAATAAGTGCGCTTGCCTAG